A genomic segment from Luteolibacter ambystomatis encodes:
- a CDS encoding YdjY domain-containing protein, translated as MPSRPTDQDKQAQPPADKETAARQIEKTGETTFKVGLVQGDRATRTVVIPAKIKLREGLIEYALVTTKGKVHETLFTTEASPLHIQTAALLLGLSPQPGKGPPVPVTIEVEWAGNGPKRQVPLEEMVELTKDSPQAKSGTTLPKGAWSFQASTLDEDGFGAERDGSVIALISDPVALVGNPRADQDDDDLHIPHAASLPPEGLPVSIRISPAAPAKAE; from the coding sequence GTGCCCTCCCGGCCCACGGATCAAGACAAGCAGGCCCAGCCGCCCGCCGACAAGGAAACAGCCGCCCGCCAGATCGAGAAGACCGGGGAGACCACCTTCAAGGTCGGCTTGGTCCAAGGCGATCGCGCGACCCGCACCGTGGTCATCCCCGCGAAGATCAAGCTGCGGGAAGGACTGATCGAATACGCCCTCGTCACCACCAAGGGCAAGGTTCACGAAACCCTCTTCACCACCGAAGCCTCGCCCCTGCACATCCAGACGGCGGCCCTGCTGCTGGGACTCTCACCGCAGCCGGGCAAAGGCCCACCGGTGCCGGTCACCATCGAGGTGGAATGGGCGGGCAACGGCCCGAAGCGGCAGGTACCGCTGGAAGAGATGGTGGAGCTGACCAAGGACAGCCCGCAGGCGAAATCCGGTACCACCTTGCCGAAGGGCGCGTGGTCGTTCCAAGCCTCCACTCTGGATGAGGATGGATTCGGCGCGGAGCGGGATGGCTCGGTCATTGCCTTGATTTCGGACCCCGTGGCACTGGTTGGAAATCCCCGCGCCGACCAGGACGACGATGACCTGCACATCCCGCACGCGGCCTCGCTGCCGCCGGAGGGCCTGCCGGTCTCGATCCGTATTTCACCCGCCGCCCCGGCCAAGGCCGAGTGA